One segment of Phaeacidiphilus oryzae TH49 DNA contains the following:
- a CDS encoding methyltransferase domain-containing protein, which produces MYPTRPRSSLRTAVVWEVLREALERRAQQTGRTALDVLDTGGGTGNFAVPVAKLGHRVTVVDPSPDALFALERRAAEAGVTDLVNAVQGDAQTIGDLVQPESVDAVLCHGVLEYVDDPADAVARITAVLRKGGALSLLASNRNGAALARAIAGHFAEAQHALEDADGRWGEGDPMPRRFTEDELVALADGAGLRVDSVHGVRIFADLVPGVLVDTEPGALDALLKLEQSAAGRAAFHAIATQLHLLATLG; this is translated from the coding sequence GTGTACCCGACGCGTCCCCGCAGTTCACTTCGGACCGCCGTGGTCTGGGAGGTGCTGCGCGAGGCGCTGGAGCGCCGCGCCCAGCAGACCGGCCGTACCGCTCTGGACGTCCTCGACACCGGCGGCGGCACCGGCAACTTCGCCGTGCCGGTCGCCAAGCTGGGCCACCGGGTGACCGTCGTCGACCCCAGCCCGGACGCCCTCTTCGCGCTGGAGCGCCGAGCCGCCGAGGCCGGCGTCACCGACCTGGTCAACGCCGTGCAGGGGGACGCCCAGACGATCGGCGACCTGGTCCAGCCGGAGAGCGTGGACGCGGTCCTCTGCCACGGGGTGCTGGAGTACGTGGACGACCCGGCGGACGCCGTCGCCCGGATCACCGCCGTGCTGCGCAAGGGCGGCGCGCTCAGCCTCCTTGCCTCCAACCGCAACGGGGCCGCCCTGGCCCGGGCCATCGCCGGCCACTTCGCCGAGGCCCAGCACGCGCTGGAGGACGCCGACGGGCGCTGGGGCGAGGGGGACCCGATGCCCCGCCGGTTCACCGAGGACGAGCTGGTCGCCCTCGCCGACGGCGCCGGGCTGCGGGTGGACTCCGTGCACGGCGTGCGGATCTTCGCGGACCTCGTGCCGGGTGTCCTGGTGGACACCGAGCCGGGGGCGCTGGACGCCCTCCTCAAGCTGGAGCAGTCGGCGGCCGGACGGGCCGCCTTCCACGCCATCGCCACCCAGTTGCACCTTCTCGCCACGCTGGGCTGA
- a CDS encoding AAA family ATPase — protein MGAVVDRVRASVETVLEGKPEAVRLALTVLLAEGHLLIEDVPGVGKTMLAKALARSLDCSVRRIQFTPDLLPSDITGTSVFDQNRRDFEFKPGAIFAQVVLGDEINRASPKTQSALLESMEERQVTVDGTTYPLPSPFMVVATQNPVEMEGTYPLPEAQRDRFMARISIGYPGPEAELAMLDVHGGASPLDDLRPVARAEDVLRLIRVVRQVYVADDLRRYAVSLVAATRTHAELRLGASPRATLHLLRAARAAAALDDRDYVLPDDLQELAVPVLAHRLLPTAEAQLTRRSPEEVVTDLVRHLPVPGAPAPASRGHL, from the coding sequence CTGGGCGCCGTCGTCGACCGGGTCCGGGCCAGCGTGGAGACGGTCCTCGAGGGCAAGCCGGAGGCCGTGCGGCTGGCCCTCACCGTCCTGCTGGCCGAGGGCCACCTGCTGATCGAGGACGTCCCCGGGGTCGGCAAGACGATGCTCGCCAAGGCGCTCGCGCGCTCCCTGGACTGCAGCGTCCGCCGCATCCAGTTCACCCCCGACCTGCTGCCCTCGGACATCACCGGCACCAGCGTCTTCGACCAGAACCGCCGGGACTTCGAGTTCAAGCCGGGCGCGATCTTCGCCCAGGTGGTGCTCGGCGACGAGATCAACCGCGCCTCGCCCAAGACCCAGTCGGCGCTGCTGGAGTCGATGGAGGAGCGCCAGGTCACGGTGGACGGCACCACCTACCCGCTGCCCTCCCCCTTCATGGTGGTGGCCACCCAGAACCCGGTGGAGATGGAGGGCACCTATCCGCTGCCGGAGGCCCAGCGGGACCGCTTCATGGCCCGGATCTCCATCGGCTACCCGGGCCCCGAGGCCGAGTTGGCGATGCTGGACGTCCACGGCGGGGCCTCCCCGCTGGACGACCTCCGGCCGGTCGCCCGGGCCGAGGACGTCCTCCGGCTGATCCGCGTGGTCCGCCAGGTGTACGTCGCCGACGACCTCCGCCGGTACGCGGTCTCCCTGGTCGCCGCCACCCGCACCCACGCCGAGCTGCGGCTCGGCGCCTCCCCCCGGGCCACCCTCCACCTGCTGCGCGCGGCCCGCGCCGCCGCCGCCCTCGACGACCGCGACTACGTCCTCCCCGACGACCTCCAGGAGCTGGCCGTCCCCGTCCTGGCCCACCGCCTGCTGCCGACCGCCGAGGCGCAGCTGACCCGGCGCAGCCCCGAGGAGGTCGTCACCGACCTGGTCCGCCACCTGCCCGTCCCGGGCGCCCCCGCGCCGGCCTCCCGCGGACACCTCTGA
- a CDS encoding SAV_6107 family HEPN domain-containing protein, translating into MTVSIQPKARVLQLPLQAQDSASGARGASLPQRPPGDIHPVPRRSAAPPAALDLLAQAERSLAEARGQEQPLERYAIAHLAALRATAAVLAVRGRPEKTDARGRRRIRSAWDVLPEVAPELAEWSAYYAAGAGKRAAAEAGIESAATMRDADDLIRNTALYLRIVQRLLSLRPQVAPPAQLFDEPEEPPEVPRTG; encoded by the coding sequence ATGACCGTCTCCATCCAGCCGAAGGCACGTGTACTCCAACTGCCGCTCCAGGCGCAGGACTCCGCGAGCGGCGCGCGTGGCGCGAGCCTGCCGCAGCGACCGCCCGGAGACATCCATCCGGTGCCGCGCCGCTCGGCGGCCCCGCCCGCCGCCCTCGACCTGCTGGCCCAGGCCGAGCGCAGCCTCGCCGAGGCCCGCGGCCAGGAGCAGCCGCTGGAGCGGTACGCCATCGCCCACCTCGCCGCGCTGCGGGCGACCGCCGCGGTGCTCGCCGTCCGCGGGCGCCCGGAGAAGACGGACGCCCGGGGGCGGCGGCGGATCCGCAGCGCCTGGGACGTCCTGCCGGAGGTCGCCCCCGAGCTGGCCGAGTGGTCCGCGTACTACGCGGCCGGCGCGGGGAAGCGGGCCGCGGCGGAGGCGGGCATCGAGTCCGCGGCGACCATGCGGGACGCGGACGACCTCATCCGCAACACAGCGCTCTACCTGCGCATCGTCCAGCGCCTGCTGTCGCTGCGGCCGCAGGTCGCCCCGCCGGCCCAGCTGTTCGACGAGCCCGAGGAGCCCCCGGAGGTCCCCCGCACCGGCTGA
- a CDS encoding beta-class carbonic anhydrase, which produces MTTSSGSSQRPTPSLAGLAASTGGQGTEQAQPSVIDRFVAANREYAANFDTAGLDARPVEHVAVVTCMDARIDAHAALGLRLGDAHVIRNAGGVVTDDTIRSLTISQRALGTRAVVLIHHTGCGMQSITEDFRQELEDEVGIRPVWAVEAFTDAEQDVRQSLARVRTSPFIPHRDEVRGFVFDVSTGLLNEVV; this is translated from the coding sequence ATGACCACATCCTCCGGCTCCAGCCAACGACCGACTCCGTCTCTCGCCGGCCTCGCGGCGAGCACCGGGGGCCAGGGCACCGAGCAGGCGCAGCCCAGCGTCATCGACCGCTTCGTGGCGGCGAACCGCGAGTACGCCGCGAACTTCGACACCGCGGGCCTGGACGCCCGGCCCGTCGAACACGTCGCCGTCGTCACCTGTATGGACGCCCGCATCGACGCCCACGCGGCGCTCGGCCTCCGCCTCGGCGACGCCCATGTCATCCGCAACGCGGGCGGAGTCGTCACCGACGACACCATCCGCTCCCTGACCATCAGTCAGCGCGCCCTGGGCACCCGGGCCGTGGTGCTGATCCACCACACCGGCTGCGGCATGCAGAGCATCACCGAGGACTTCCGCCAGGAGCTGGAGGACGAGGTCGGGATCCGCCCGGTGTGGGCCGTCGAGGCCTTCACCGACGCCGAGCAGGACGTCCGCCAGTCGCTGGCCCGGGTCCGCACCTCGCCCTTCATCCCGCACCGGGACGAGGTCCGGGGCTTCGTCTTCGACGTCTCGACCGGACTCCTCAACGAGGTCGTCTGA
- a CDS encoding DUF6504 family protein translates to MARRQADPVEVRGEGGPGGRPTHFLWRDRVYAVREVLGHWREGGAWWDAPAQAAPAPLDAAEREVWRVEASRGRCYAPGVYELSLDRAGRRWTLSRAAD, encoded by the coding sequence ATGGCCCGACGGCAAGCCGACCCGGTCGAGGTCCGCGGCGAGGGCGGCCCCGGCGGCCGGCCCACCCACTTCCTCTGGCGGGACCGCGTCTACGCGGTCCGCGAGGTGCTGGGGCACTGGCGCGAGGGGGGCGCCTGGTGGGACGCGCCGGCTCAGGCCGCGCCCGCGCCGCTGGACGCGGCGGAGCGCGAGGTCTGGCGGGTCGAGGCCAGCCGCGGCCGCTGCTACGCGCCGGGGGTGTACGAGCTCAGCCTCGACCGCGCCGGCCGGCGCTGGACCCTCAGCCGGGCAGCCGACTGA
- a CDS encoding peptidoglycan D,D-transpeptidase FtsI family protein, which translates to MPGARQEKAGAGTVYRRGRPVAAAARLARAPRTVVLADPRKRLRAALIVFGLVLSLFVGRLAQLQFLDASALAADAAVNRYVEVALPAQRGSITDASGAVLAATVDAYDVTADPYYFSAAQAHVDDAPQRAAALLAPLLKVDAATLARKLTYDGPGDRYQLLARQVDPQTWNKIKALVVQEQTNAGTGSCLVQQNAAAKAGAAGRLTDPSCANLLAGLVPQDDPKRVYPEGGLASNLLGFVDSTGSGAGGLELQFQKELAGQPGKLHYAQSNGREVPTAGQQRQAPVPGTDYRLTIDQDIQWAAQQAISGEVAKAGAQSGYVVVQDVTTGKVLAMATAPGFDPNDLTHASAADLGNPALSDAYEPGSVSKLMTMAALLEQNAATPTTHVTVPGALPRAGRYFHDDVPHDTWHLTLNGVLAKSSNIGTILASEHLGRTQQQADAVLYSYLKKFGIGSPTGLGFPGETPGILAKPQNWNAAQQYTIPFGQGLSVNALQTTSVYSTIANGGVRIQPSLVEGSTGPDGRYVPAPAPARTRVVSEKTAKSLAEMLESVVSSEEGTGAAAQIPGYLVAGKTGTANRVDPQTGRYKGYTSSFIGFAPADRPRVTVSCVIQNPKNGHFGGQLCGPVFKKVMEFALQSLDVPPTGATPPNLPVDW; encoded by the coding sequence GTGCCCGGAGCGCGGCAGGAGAAGGCCGGGGCCGGCACGGTGTACCGGCGGGGGCGCCCGGTCGCGGCCGCGGCCCGGCTCGCTCGGGCCCCGCGCACGGTGGTGCTGGCGGATCCGCGGAAGCGGCTGCGGGCCGCGCTGATCGTCTTCGGCCTCGTGCTCTCGCTCTTCGTGGGCCGGCTGGCGCAGCTGCAGTTCCTGGACGCCTCGGCGCTCGCCGCGGACGCCGCGGTCAACCGGTATGTGGAGGTCGCGCTGCCCGCGCAGCGCGGATCGATCACGGACGCCTCGGGCGCGGTGCTGGCCGCCACCGTCGACGCCTACGACGTCACCGCGGACCCGTACTACTTCTCGGCCGCGCAGGCGCATGTGGACGACGCGCCCCAGCGCGCGGCGGCGCTCCTCGCGCCACTGCTCAAGGTCGACGCCGCGACCCTCGCCCGGAAGCTGACCTACGACGGCCCCGGCGACCGCTACCAGCTGCTGGCCCGTCAGGTGGACCCGCAGACCTGGAACAAGATCAAGGCCCTGGTGGTCCAGGAGCAGACGAACGCCGGCACCGGCAGCTGCCTGGTGCAGCAGAACGCCGCCGCGAAGGCCGGCGCCGCGGGCCGGCTGACCGACCCCTCCTGCGCGAACCTGCTGGCCGGCCTCGTCCCGCAGGACGACCCCAAGCGGGTCTACCCGGAGGGCGGCCTCGCCTCCAACCTCCTCGGCTTCGTGGACTCCACCGGCAGCGGCGCCGGCGGGCTGGAACTGCAGTTCCAGAAGGAGCTGGCGGGGCAGCCGGGCAAGCTCCACTACGCCCAGTCCAACGGCCGCGAGGTGCCGACCGCGGGCCAGCAGCGGCAGGCCCCGGTACCCGGCACCGACTACCGGCTGACGATCGACCAGGACATCCAGTGGGCCGCCCAGCAGGCGATCAGCGGCGAGGTGGCCAAGGCCGGCGCCCAGTCGGGGTACGTGGTGGTACAGGACGTCACGACCGGGAAGGTGCTGGCGATGGCCACCGCACCCGGATTCGACCCCAACGACCTCACCCACGCCAGCGCCGCCGACCTGGGCAACCCCGCCCTGAGCGACGCCTACGAGCCGGGCAGCGTCAGCAAGCTGATGACGATGGCCGCGCTGCTGGAGCAGAACGCGGCCACCCCCACCACCCATGTCACCGTCCCGGGCGCGCTGCCCCGGGCCGGCCGCTACTTCCACGACGACGTACCGCACGACACCTGGCACCTCACCCTCAACGGGGTGCTCGCCAAGTCCTCGAACATCGGCACCATCCTGGCCTCCGAGCACCTGGGCAGGACCCAGCAGCAGGCGGACGCGGTGCTCTACAGCTATCTGAAGAAGTTCGGCATCGGCTCGCCGACCGGTCTCGGCTTCCCCGGCGAGACCCCCGGGATCCTCGCCAAGCCGCAGAACTGGAACGCGGCCCAGCAGTACACCATCCCGTTCGGCCAGGGCCTGAGCGTGAACGCCCTGCAGACCACCTCGGTGTACTCGACCATCGCCAACGGCGGGGTGCGGATCCAGCCCTCGCTGGTGGAGGGCAGCACCGGGCCGGACGGTCGGTACGTGCCGGCGCCCGCGCCGGCCAGGACCAGGGTGGTCAGCGAGAAGACCGCGAAGAGCCTGGCCGAGATGCTGGAGTCGGTGGTGTCCAGCGAGGAGGGCACCGGCGCCGCGGCCCAGATCCCCGGCTACCTGGTCGCGGGCAAGACCGGGACGGCCAACCGGGTCGATCCGCAGACCGGCCGGTACAAGGGCTACACCTCCTCGTTCATCGGCTTCGCTCCGGCGGACAGGCCGCGGGTGACCGTCTCCTGCGTCATCCAGAACCCCAAGAACGGACATTTCGGCGGCCAGTTGTGCGGACCGGTCTTCAAGAAGGTGATGGAGTTCGCGCTGCAGAGTTTGGACGTGCCGCCGACCGGGGCGACCCCGCCGAACCTTCCGGTGGACTGGTGA
- the rsmH gene encoding 16S rRNA (cytosine(1402)-N(4))-methyltransferase RsmH → MTSSGSSTSSGAGGEGRPEAAEGPRHVPVMLQRCLDLLGPALAEPGAVVVDATLGLGGHSEALLSTFPAARLVGIDRDPAALKLSAERLAPFGDRATLVHAVYDEIPEVLARLGIARVQGVLMDLGVSSMQLDEADRGFAYAQDAPLDMRMDQTRGISAAEVLNTYSHGDLARILKVYGEERFAGKIASAVLREREKEPFTTSARLVELVRNSIPAAARRTGGNPAKRTFQALRIEVNGELAVLDRAVPGALDALAVGGRIVVMSYQSLEDRLVKQYFAVGARNSAPPDLPVVPEEHMPWLKLLTRGAELPSEEELAENRRAAPARLRAAQRVRETQRVREA, encoded by the coding sequence ATGACCAGCAGCGGCAGCAGTACCAGCAGTGGCGCCGGCGGCGAAGGCCGCCCGGAGGCCGCGGAGGGGCCCCGGCACGTCCCGGTGATGCTGCAGCGCTGCCTCGACCTCCTCGGCCCGGCGCTGGCCGAGCCCGGGGCGGTGGTGGTCGACGCGACCCTCGGCCTGGGCGGGCACAGCGAGGCGCTGCTCTCCACCTTCCCCGCCGCACGGCTGGTCGGCATCGACCGTGATCCGGCCGCGCTGAAGCTGTCCGCCGAGCGGCTCGCGCCGTTCGGCGACCGGGCGACCCTGGTGCACGCCGTCTACGACGAGATCCCGGAGGTGCTGGCCCGCCTCGGGATCGCCCGGGTGCAGGGCGTGCTGATGGACCTCGGCGTCTCCTCCATGCAACTGGACGAGGCGGACCGGGGGTTCGCGTACGCCCAGGACGCGCCGCTGGACATGCGGATGGACCAGACGCGGGGGATCAGCGCGGCCGAGGTGCTCAACACCTACTCGCACGGCGACCTGGCCCGGATCCTGAAGGTGTACGGCGAGGAGCGGTTCGCCGGGAAGATCGCCAGCGCGGTCCTCAGGGAGCGCGAGAAGGAACCGTTCACCACCAGCGCGCGTCTTGTCGAGCTGGTGCGGAACTCGATTCCGGCGGCGGCCAGGCGCACCGGGGGGAACCCGGCGAAGCGCACCTTCCAGGCGCTGCGGATCGAGGTCAACGGGGAGCTGGCGGTCCTGGACCGGGCGGTCCCGGGAGCACTGGACGCGCTGGCGGTGGGGGGCCGGATCGTGGTGATGTCCTATCAGTCCCTCGAGGACCGGCTGGTGAAGCAGTACTTCGCGGTCGGCGCGCGGAACTCCGCGCCGCCGGACCTGCCGGTGGTCCCGGAGGAGCACATGCCCTGGCTCAAGCTGCTCACCAGGGGTGCCGAGCTGCCCTCCGAGGAGGAGCTGGCGGAGAACCGGCGGGCGGCGCCGGCGCGGCTGCGCGCGGCCCAGCGGGTCCGTGAGACACAGCGGGTGCGCGAGGCGTAG